In the Rubrivivax gelatinosus IL144 genome, GGGCGAGCTCCTCGGGCGACATCAGCGGCCCGGTCTCGAGCAGCGCCCGCAGCGGCAGCTCGGTGATGCGCGACAGCAGCAGCGCCGCGCTCTCCTGCGAGCCGACGCCCAGGCCGGCGCAGACCGTCAGGTTGCCGCGCAGCTGGTCGCCGATCTCCATGCCGGCGCGCATCGCGGCGTGGGCCTGCGGCACCGACATCGCCGCGGCGACACGCGGGTTGCGCGTGCCGTGCGCGATCTTGCGCGCCAGCAGGCGCTCGTGGGCCGGCAGCGTGTCGGCGACGCCGCAGTCGACGACGGTCAGCGCCAGGTCGCCGGCGCGCGCGAACACCGCCAACGGCAGCCGCCCGGCGAGCAGGCGGCGCACGAGTTCGTCGGTGGTGTAGCGCAGCGCGCCGTGCAGGCCGTCGACCGCGAGGCCGTGGTCGGCGGCGAAGATCAGCAGCTGCGGCTCGTGGAAACGCGGCTTCAGCGAGCCCTGCATCAGGCCGATGCGCAGCGCCAGCGGCTCGAGCTCGCCGAGGCTGCCGCTGTCGTCGTTGCGGCGCGCGAGCTTGTCGCGCAGCGCGCGTTCCAGCGGCGGATCGGCGGTCGGCGCGACGAGCGAACGGCTGTGGTCCATGGCGCCTTCAGTGTAGGCGCCGGGCTGTCAGCGCAGGAACAGCCGATAGACGGGGTTGTCGCTTTCCTCGACGCAGGGGTAGGCGAGTGTCTGCAGGAAGCGGCCGAACTCCGCGTCCTCGCCGGCCGGCACCTGCATGCCGACCAGGATGCGGCCGTAGTCGGCGCCCTGGTTGCGGTAGTGGAACAGGCTGATGTTCCAGTCCGGGTGCAGCGCGTCGAGGAAACGCATCAGCGCGCCCGGGCGCTCGGGGAAGACGAAGCGGAACAGGCGCTCGTCGCGCGCCAGCTCGCTGCGCCCGCCGACCATGTGGCGCACGTGCTCCTTGGCGAGCTCGTCGTCGGTCAGGTCGACGGTGGGGAAGCCGTGGCGCTCGAAGTTGGCGGCGATGCGCGCGGCCTCGTCGTGGCGTGCGATCGCGACGCCGACGAAGACGTGGGCCTGGCGCTCGTCGCTGATGCGGTAGTTGAACTCGGTCACCGCACGCGGGCCGATCAGGCTGCAGAAGCGGCGGAACGAGCCGCGCTCCTCGGGGATCGTGACCGCGAACAGCGCCTCGCGCTGCTCGCCGAGCTCGGCCCGCTCGGCGACGAAGCGCAGGCGGTCGAAGTTCATGTTCGCGCCGCAGGTGATCGAGACGAAGGTCTGGCCCTTCAGCTTGTGCTCGTGCACGTACTGCTTGATCGCCGCCACGCCCAGCGCGCCGGCCGGCTCGACGATGCTGCGCGTGTCCTGGAAGACGTCCTTGATCGCCGCGCAGACGGCGTCGGTGTCGACGACGACGTAGTCGTCGACCAGCGCGCTGGCGACGCGGAAGGTCTCCTCGCCGACGAGCTTGACCGCGGTGCCGTCGGAGAAGAGGCCGACGTCGTCGAGCGTCACGCGGTGGCCGGCGCGCACCGAGCGCAGCATCGCGTCGCTGTCGGCGGTTTGCACGCCGATGACCTTGATCTCCGGACGCACCGCCTTCAGGTAGGCGGCCACGCCCGAGATCAGGCCGCCGCCGCCGATGGCGACGAAGACGGCGTCGATCGGGCCCTGGTGCTGGCGCAGGATCTCCATCGCGATCGTGCCCTGGCCGGCGATGACGTCGGGGTCGTCGAAGGGGTGCACGAAGCTCAGGCCCTGAGCGGCCTGCAGCTCGACGGCGTGGGCGTAGGCGTCGGAATAGCTGTCGCCGTGCAGCACGACCTCGCCGCCGAGCGCGGCCACCGCATCGACCTTGAGCCGCGGCGTCGTCACCGGCATCACGACGACGGCGCGGCAGCCCAGCTTGCGCGCCGACAGCGCCACACCCTGGGCGTGGTTGCCGGCCGAGGCGCAGATGACGCCGCGCGCCAGCGCCTCGGGCGAGAGCTGCGCCATCTTGTTGTAGGCGCCGCGCAGCTTGAAGCTGAACACCGGCTGGCGGTCCTCGCGCTTCAGCAGCACCGTGTTGGCCAGGCGGCGCGACAGGCTCTTGGCCGGCGTCAGCGGGGACTCGACGGCGACGTCGTAGACGCGGGCGGTGAGGATCTTCTTCAGGTAGCCGGCCGCGATGCTCGCGACGTCGGTTTCGGGAGCGGACATCGGGACGGCGGGCAGACGGGGTGCACGCATAGCCGGGACAGGGGCCAGCATCATACGACGCGGCCGGACGGCGGCTCCCGGAAGAAAAGAAGCCCGGGACCTTGCGGCCCCGGGCCTGAATCCACCATTGGAGGAGGTGGAGGAGACAACCGGTGGGTCGGAGGCTGGAAGCCGTCAACGACCGATGGGCGGCAGTCTACCACCGCCTTGCTGCGGTGCAATATCCCGACTGGACTGCATGCCGACCTGACGCAAGCTTCGGCGACGCCCGCGCCGGACCTGCGCACAATGCACGCCTTTTCGCGCCGCGCACGGAGTTTCAAGCCATGGAATGCACGATCAACTGGATCCCGGCCTCGGGCATGGGCTTCGTCGCCGAGACCGGCAGCGGCCATCTGCTGACCATGGACGGTGCGCCCGACGGCGGCGGCCGCAACCTGGCCCCGCGGCCGATGGAAACGCTGCTCGCCGGTGCCGGCGGCTGCACCGCCTACGACGTCGTGCTGATCTTGAAGCGCGGCCGCCACGACGTGCGCGGCTGCCAGGTCAAGCTGCAGGCCGAACGTGCGGCCACCGAGCCGAAGGTGTTCACCAAGATCCACCTGCACTTCGTCGTCACCGGCCGCGGCCTGCCGGCGCAGGCGGTGGAGCGCGCGATCGCGCTGTCGCACGAGAAGTACTGCTCGGCGACGATCATGCTCGGCCGCACGGCCGAGATCACGACCGGCTTCGAGATCGTCGAGGGCTGATCAGACGCGGTGCGCGGTGACGGTCATCACCTTGGCCGCCGCGCGCATCGCCAGCCGCACCGGCATCGGCAGCGGGATGCCGCCGGCGTCCTCGGCGCCGTCGGCGTGGCGGCGCTCGTCGTCCTTCATCTGCTCGACGATGGCGCGCGAACGTTCGTCGCCCGCCGGCAGCCGGTCGAGGTGGCCGGCGAGGTGCTGCTCGACCTGACGCTCGGTTTCGACGACGAAGCCCAGGCTGACGCGGTCGCCCAGCCGGCCGGCGGCCAGACCGATGGCGAAGGCGCCGGCGTACCACAGCGGGTTCAGCAGGCTGGGCCGGTCGCCGAGCTCGTCCAGGCGCTGCTGGGTCCAGGCGAGGTGGTCGCTTTCCTCGCGTGCCGCGGCCGCCATCTGCTCGCGCAGCTCGGGGCTGCGCGCGGTCAGCGCCTGGGCCTGGTACAGCGCCTGGGCGCAGACCTCGCCGACGTGGTTCACGCGCATCAGCGCGGCCGACAGCCGGCGCTCGTCCTCGGCCGGCGGTTCGGCGTCGGTGCGCGGGCCGGCGGGGTTGGCACGGCCGGCGTGCACGGCGCCGGACAGGGTGCGCAGCGCGTTGTCGGCGCTGACGAG is a window encoding:
- a CDS encoding nicotinate-nucleotide--dimethylbenzimidazole phosphoribosyltransferase, producing the protein MDHSRSLVAPTADPPLERALRDKLARRNDDSGSLGELEPLALRIGLMQGSLKPRFHEPQLLIFAADHGLAVDGLHGALRYTTDELVRRLLAGRLPLAVFARAGDLALTVVDCGVADTLPAHERLLARKIAHGTRNPRVAAAMSVPQAHAAMRAGMEIGDQLRGNLTVCAGLGVGSQESAALLLSRITELPLRALLETGPLMSPEELAHQLAVSQAALARHREVAEPVELLAALGGFEVAVMVGVMLMAASKRQLLMIDGLAACAALAMATRIAPPVLDYCVFSRSREHRGLDLVHKHFRAAVLPDLGLDGLDGTGAVLGWPLVRSAAALLTEVAEGEEAGPTRPGPFDDGDEGFPSTLGY
- the ilvA gene encoding threonine ammonia-lyase, biosynthetic gives rise to the protein MSAPETDVASIAAGYLKKILTARVYDVAVESPLTPAKSLSRRLANTVLLKREDRQPVFSFKLRGAYNKMAQLSPEALARGVICASAGNHAQGVALSARKLGCRAVVVMPVTTPRLKVDAVAALGGEVVLHGDSYSDAYAHAVELQAAQGLSFVHPFDDPDVIAGQGTIAMEILRQHQGPIDAVFVAIGGGGLISGVAAYLKAVRPEIKVIGVQTADSDAMLRSVRAGHRVTLDDVGLFSDGTAVKLVGEETFRVASALVDDYVVVDTDAVCAAIKDVFQDTRSIVEPAGALGVAAIKQYVHEHKLKGQTFVSITCGANMNFDRLRFVAERAELGEQREALFAVTIPEERGSFRRFCSLIGPRAVTEFNYRISDERQAHVFVGVAIARHDEAARIAANFERHGFPTVDLTDDELAKEHVRHMVGGRSELARDERLFRFVFPERPGALMRFLDALHPDWNISLFHYRNQGADYGRILVGMQVPAGEDAEFGRFLQTLAYPCVEESDNPVYRLFLR
- a CDS encoding OsmC family protein, translated to MECTINWIPASGMGFVAETGSGHLLTMDGAPDGGGRNLAPRPMETLLAGAGGCTAYDVVLILKRGRHDVRGCQVKLQAERAATEPKVFTKIHLHFVVTGRGLPAQAVERAIALSHEKYCSATIMLGRTAEITTGFEIVEG
- the coq7 gene encoding 2-polyprenyl-3-methyl-6-methoxy-1,4-benzoquinone monooxygenase, which codes for MLRCMSTVDRLLVSADNALRTLSGAVHAGRANPAGPRTDAEPPAEDERRLSAALMRVNHVGEVCAQALYQAQALTARSPELREQMAAAAREESDHLAWTQQRLDELGDRPSLLNPLWYAGAFAIGLAAGRLGDRVSLGFVVETERQVEQHLAGHLDRLPAGDERSRAIVEQMKDDERRHADGAEDAGGIPLPMPVRLAMRAAAKVMTVTAHRV